DNA from Malus sylvestris chromosome 11, drMalSylv7.2, whole genome shotgun sequence:
CCCCTTTTGATTATAACCAAAAAGAGAAACAAGCTCAGTTCCCCTTTTGTTTCAAacgaaccctaaccctaaccttAAAATTAATCACAAATTATTAACTAAATTAACCAATGCAAGTTCTAAGTTCTAACCATTTTACCTGGAATGAAGTGGAGAAGAATGAATCACATTATGCAGACACTGAACTGAAGGGGAAATGGGGATAAGATGAGAGTTGAGGCCGACTGATTTACAGATTCTGTGTGAATGAGAAGGATTTGCAGAGTCTGAGAATATGTGAACTCGACTTGAAACTTAAGTTGAGACCCAACGATTCATAGAGTGTGTGAGCTTTAAAGGGGAAGGATTTGCAAATTCTGTTTCTGCGTGAGATGTGAACTGGAGTTGAGAATTGAGATGAaaggcaagagagagagagagagagagagcctggGGTTGAAGAGAGGCTCGATTTGATTGGGGAAGGGAGAGCGAGAGAGAAGAGAGGCATGGTTTGAACGAGGAAACACAGAGAAAGGCGGAATGAGGAAACGAGGAGAGAAAGGTGTAAAGATTGAGGTAAAGTGTTTctcatttcatttaaaacattattttaaacaAATGGCACAAAAAATCTACCTTTacattaaatatattaaattatagGGCACGATTATCTTTATAGTGTCAttgcaaattaataaaaaatttccattTCTGACATTAAAGGCACAAAAGTCATGGTTCTGTGCCCAATAATGTGATTGTGTCCATTTCTCTTAACATTGGGCACAATACATAGTGCTTATTACGGAATGAGCACTTTCCATCCTATTGGTGTTTAAAAAGACACAAACACCTAATTTGTCTCCCTAATTTTGTGCCCAAAGGCCATTTTTGTTGTAGTGAACGATTATACTAATACTAATAAGAAGAATCTTATTGCTAGTAGGAAGCAGCAAAGGTTGATTAGATGGAACTCTCCCCACCACCCCCCATCTCGGGTGGTGATTTCTTCAAACTAAACTTCGATGGCTCTGTTAAAAACTCAGTGGCAGCTGCAGGATTTATCATAAGGAACGAATATGGAGAACCAATGATTGCTGGAGCAAGGTCATTTGGGGAAACTACCATCAATGTTGCAGAATGTCTTGCGCTTAGGGATGCCTTTTGGATTGTGAGGAGTAAAGACTTTCAAAAAATCTTGGTGGAGGGTGACTCAAAACTTCTTATTGATGTGATGCAGGGCACGAGTGGTGTTCCTTGGCGAGTGATGAGTATAATTGAGGACATCAAGAATATTGCTAGGtcatttgattgtatctcttgGACTCATGTGTTCCATGAAGTAAATTTTGTGGTGGACGCTATCATGGATGTGGGTTTTCAGCATTTGGGATAGTTCTTTACCATCTACTGCTTGTAGAGCTCTTTTATTTGACTGTACTAGAACTGGGTCTGCTCGGGGAGCTTCTCTTTAAtctattgtgttttttttattttaaaaaaaaaaaaaaaataaaataaacctaaCCATTAGGAAGTGGTCCAGTAACTAGGGATGAATTTCAAACCTGTATTTCACATAGCACATCCTGGGTTCGACTTCTATAgtgaatcacacgatggtgGCCAAGGTGGACTGTTGTGGCGAAACCACCAGTTGatcctccttttctttttttttttgaataaaccaCCAATGTTCTCAACAAATCAAGCCATTGCCTATCTTGGGAAACTTGTCACTTCTACCTTGTGGCATAGTCGATTAGGTCATCTTTTAAACCCTATTGTTTTGTCTTATACTTCATAAGTCTAAAGTGTCTATTGTAAAGGGTATATCTTGGCATGCGCCTACCCCGACATACGACCAAGATTGATGCGTGACATCACCACATTTCTATTTATCTATCATGTCTCGCCTTCGAGGCAAAACCAAAACACAATCAATGATTTAACCAcacattcattttcttttatttcatggttgcatctaaccttAACGTtcgactgcctacgtaccctaagaagggatcaagccattcgtattTCACCATTCACTACACTCCAACGTTGATCACAATACGTTCATGTGACAACTCGTCCCTAGttctacgattttataaattttaaaaatgtgaaTTTATGAGAATGCCCTAGACGCGAGGGTATTGACTTTCGTCGACCAATGTATAGTGAAACGTACAAAATATTCCTTTTCTATACTCCAGAAGTACTCGACGGTGCGAATGCATAGATGCAAGTAGAATTGAAATCAAAATTGCGACGGAGGTTTTATGGAactaaaaatccgaaaattacttTTGTAGAAATtactatatattattttatatatttctcataattattatattattatttttaaaattctttttgtGAGATTTGAGGGTAGTGAGAGTATCGGGAATAAGGGGAATCAAAGCAGAGGAAAGGGATAAGGGCATTGGCTGCCCAATCAGGAAATAAGGGGGAGGACCAATTGGAGTAGAAAGGGAAGTGAAGAACCAATCGAATGGGAGATCAGGGAGGGAAGGGAGAGAGGTGAGTGGCTCCCAACCTAGACCTCCATCCCCTTAACCTGTATACCTAAAACCCGACCGGTGGCGCCACTGGTTTTGAAGCATTTTCCAGTGTTCTTCGATAAATTAAGACTCCTCATCACTTGGAATCATCCTAGGATCATTCCGTCTATCCTTTTTCTTTCCAAACTCGAACCACAGACTTCATGGGTGACCCGGcgacaatccacccatttttgaAACACTTACCTtcaatcaccaccaccaaaacacttCTTTGGAGGTTAGGAACAAAGCCTAAACAATTTTAGGGGCGGTGGTGTTGCAGattgattgaattgaaaaacACCCAAATTCTATGGTTAGCGATTTGAAGTTTTTcccagccaaattggacttgaccACAGGTATGAAACTTGCTCTACTCGTTGAGGTCTTCATTCctataaaatttgagaatttttagaaatagttgatttttccgaCAAGTCGGGGAGGCTGACCGCTGTGTGCAGCAACGAGTGGGTCGAGGTACCCTTAaccttcctaggctaaatttgatacCCCAATTCAACATGTGAAGTTCGATTGATGAAATCTCATCGTTTGAACATAGTTTTGATAGAGACCGCCACTTGATCCTTatatgaattgatgatccgactgttggatcgtcacTAAACTTTACTacgttatagtacataatatttgaggatattagaaactcACGGATAGGGAATCCAACGTATGGACCTTCATAAATTAGATTTGTAAgctcataaaataaaacgttaaccgccacttgaatttgtaATTGACAAAGATCgaaccgttggatcataatgaaactttACTATgatgttctagaagcataatttggatctttggaagttacggattaGAAATCTGAGGTGTGGATTTTTCGGATCGAGTTACGTAGTGTTATGGACCCTACCGCCGACCTTTGACCCACGGttaacttttggtcaatgggtttcaaatcattctagaacgtccttgggAGATGTGCTTTATGTAGGTTAtgtgttctatcgataagaattctgagacgtgatttgataattgttctaggcgccgatcgtttgTGACGCCTTAATATtcatgctagggagttgtagcacaaactccaggtgagtaggtctttctctttttatagtatatgtgtgtgtgtgtatgtgtgtgtgtgtgtgtgtgtgtgtgtgtgtgtatgatttatagtttccacaatacttttgaatttatttatgcATTTCATGCCATGATTAAATTATGTTATGTGAAATGTTGCATTGTGGTGAAATGCCAAAATGATCCTTCGGGATGCACAGGTAAGTTCGGGTAAGCTTATTAGATTGCTTACAATCATTGAATCATTATGGTATGCATATATTCATGTAGTactcatcattgctgcaccccAGTGACTTTTTTAGTTGACTTTTTGGGGGTTCGTCCAGGacctctcctaggctaatttcgacgtcctgaacccgtttttgaagtccgttttcccaaattcaatcgtttgagtaTAGTTTGACTAAAGGTACTCCTTTATGTGAATAGGTGCAATTATTAACGGTGATTCCGTTATTTCCTCGTGGTATAGCTTTGCACCATCGGTGTACGGTTaatggaccccttctaaaaaatgcatgttttaatagtagaaatgcatacatgaaaagcatgatttgatgattacgttttatgaaacgttttgtgagataacatgcttactgaggctactttgaattattactattttcctataacccgtgttcttatagaatatctgatggatgacgatatgatatttagaacatgttttgaacacctctttatagtatagatgatggatgactttatactatg
Protein-coding regions in this window:
- the LOC126590472 gene encoding uncharacterized protein LOC126590472 translates to MELSPPPPISGGDFFKLNFDGSVKNSVAAAGFIIRNEYGEPMIAGARSFGETTINVAECLALRDAFWIVRSKDFQKILVEGDSKLLIDVMQGTSGVPWRVMSIIEDIKNIARSFDCISWTHVFHEVNFVVDAIMDVGFQHLG